In Betaproteobacteria bacterium, the following proteins share a genomic window:
- a CDS encoding CHAD domain-containing protein, producing MPLPPHETELKLALAPGEAARVTLAPALAGLESSRSRCSALYFDTPTQELARHGLELRLRREGRQWLATLKASGEALAGLHERPEWEYPARGPELDLSRFAATPLADLPDAETLHERLAPILATEFRRTRWIVSPQPGSRLEVALDEGQILARGRASPIEEIEIEVLEGPVTAAFDLAEALAAAIALRPEPASKLARGLELAGASGRKPVHALHESIEDAGDTREAARRLAAACVAHAQANEAGVLSSPNIEFVHQLRVAFRRLRSALRLFRQAHLPGEDAAFAEDVRWAAAILGRCRDWDVFVTETLPPLIAAQGDAAVGRALLARARARQREARRVTREAIVSPRYGLAMIRLARRVCEPPEPPDEAEPLKDFASRRLRAGAKRVAARSAAFASLDAAGRHRLRILVKRQRYAVEFLGSLFRAGPVKRHVRGLSRAQDALGLANDCANALAHVHELSAPAGFVEFARGWFAAREAAGVEAAAQALADAAKERRFWRRKPPVPEAPPPA from the coding sequence ATGCCGCTCCCTCCCCACGAAACCGAACTGAAGCTCGCGCTGGCCCCGGGCGAAGCCGCTCGCGTCACCCTCGCGCCGGCGCTGGCCGGCCTCGAGTCCAGCCGCAGCCGCTGCTCGGCGCTGTATTTCGACACGCCCACGCAGGAACTGGCCCGCCACGGACTGGAGCTACGCCTGCGCCGCGAGGGCAGGCAATGGCTCGCCACGCTCAAGGCATCGGGCGAAGCCCTGGCCGGACTGCACGAGCGTCCCGAGTGGGAGTACCCCGCGCGTGGCCCTGAACTGGACCTTTCCCGCTTCGCCGCAACGCCCCTGGCCGACCTGCCAGACGCCGAAACGCTGCATGAGCGCCTGGCGCCCATCCTCGCGACCGAGTTCCGGCGCACCCGCTGGATCGTGTCGCCGCAGCCGGGCTCGCGACTCGAGGTCGCGCTCGACGAGGGGCAGATCCTCGCGCGCGGTCGCGCTTCGCCCATCGAGGAGATCGAGATCGAGGTTCTGGAGGGGCCGGTCACAGCCGCCTTCGACCTGGCCGAAGCCCTCGCCGCGGCGATTGCCCTCCGGCCCGAGCCTGCTTCCAAGCTTGCGCGGGGCCTCGAACTCGCCGGCGCCTCGGGGCGCAAGCCGGTCCATGCCTTGCACGAGTCGATCGAGGATGCCGGGGACACGCGCGAAGCGGCGCGACGCCTGGCTGCCGCCTGCGTGGCCCACGCGCAGGCCAACGAAGCCGGGGTTCTGTCCAGCCCCAATATCGAATTCGTGCACCAGCTGCGGGTGGCGTTTCGCCGCCTGCGCTCGGCGCTGCGGCTGTTCCGCCAGGCGCACCTGCCGGGCGAGGATGCGGCCTTCGCCGAGGACGTGCGTTGGGCTGCGGCAATTCTGGGCCGCTGCCGGGACTGGGACGTCTTCGTGACCGAGACGCTGCCGCCGCTGATCGCGGCGCAGGGTGACGCAGCGGTGGGGCGAGCCCTGCTCGCGCGCGCCCGGGCCCGCCAGCGCGAGGCGCGTCGCGTCACGCGCGAAGCCATCGTCTCGCCGCGCTACGGGCTCGCGATGATCCGGCTCGCGCGCCGGGTCTGCGAACCGCCGGAACCGCCGGACGAGGCGGAACCGCTCAAGGACTTCGCCTCGCGAAGGCTGCGCGCCGGTGCCAAGCGCGTCGCCGCCCGGTCTGCGGCGTTCGCCTCACTGGATGCCGCCGGGCGCCATCGCCTGCGCATCCTGGTGAAGCGCCAGCGTTACGCCGTGGAGTTCCTGGGGTCGCTGTTCCGGGCCGGGCCGGTGAAGCGGCACGTGCGCGGGCTTTCGCGCGCGCAGGACGCGCTCGGGCTCGCCAACGATTGCGCCAACGCGCTTGCGCACGTGCACGAGCTCTCCGCCCCAGCGGGGTTCGTCGAGTTCGCGCGCGGCTGGTTCGCCGCGCGCGAAGCGGCCGGCGTCGAAGCGGCCGCCCAGGCGCTCGCCGACGCCGCGAAGGAGCGCCGTTTCTGGCGCCGCAAGCCGCCCGTCCCCGAAGCCCCGCCTCCCGCTTGA
- a CDS encoding FAD-dependent oxidoreductase — protein MKRLVLLGGGHAHVHVLKTLGDALDSTVSVTLVTPVERQVYSGMVPGFVAGHYALEACGIDLVPLAMRARALVARSAATLVNLSMREVILANGEIVPYDVLSIDVGSRPFTGSARGVAEHAVAVRPLERFVEGWERVLARARTGGMNSVSVVGGGAAGIELAFAMAHRFRKEAGDGAPHVRVMTDANAFLPEYPSAVRGRLLRLAGARNIGTHVASLVAEVGPGFLRLKDNIEFATDATFWVAGAAALEFIRDSGLQTDERGFLAVNDFMQSVSHPEVFGAGDCATNRENPRAKAGVFAVRAGPALAANLVAALHGGLLERHVSPRRFLALISCGRRYAVGAYGPLSFEGGWVWRWKDRIDRRFLAKYAPEALAPSR, from the coding sequence ATGAAGCGCCTGGTGCTCCTGGGGGGCGGCCATGCGCACGTGCACGTCCTGAAGACCCTCGGCGATGCGCTCGATTCCACGGTGAGCGTGACCCTCGTCACGCCCGTCGAGCGGCAGGTCTACTCCGGAATGGTGCCGGGGTTCGTGGCGGGGCATTACGCGCTCGAGGCGTGCGGCATCGATCTGGTCCCGCTCGCGATGCGGGCGCGGGCGCTCGTGGCGCGATCGGCCGCCACGCTCGTGAACCTGTCGATGCGGGAGGTGATTCTCGCCAATGGCGAGATCGTCCCCTACGATGTGCTCTCGATCGACGTGGGATCGCGCCCGTTCACCGGAAGCGCCCGGGGCGTCGCCGAGCACGCCGTCGCCGTGCGGCCGCTGGAGCGCTTCGTCGAGGGTTGGGAGCGCGTTCTCGCCCGCGCCAGGACAGGGGGCATGAACTCCGTATCGGTGGTGGGTGGCGGAGCGGCCGGCATCGAGCTTGCGTTCGCGATGGCCCACCGCTTTCGCAAGGAGGCCGGGGACGGCGCCCCGCACGTGCGCGTCATGACGGACGCCAACGCGTTCCTGCCCGAGTATCCCAGCGCCGTGCGCGGCCGCCTCCTTCGCCTCGCCGGCGCGCGCAACATCGGCACCCACGTCGCCAGCCTCGTGGCCGAGGTGGGGCCCGGTTTCCTGCGCCTGAAGGACAACATCGAGTTCGCGACCGACGCGACGTTCTGGGTGGCGGGCGCCGCGGCGCTCGAATTCATCCGCGACTCGGGCCTGCAAACGGACGAACGGGGCTTCCTCGCCGTGAACGACTTCATGCAATCGGTTTCCCACCCGGAGGTGTTCGGCGCGGGCGATTGCGCGACGAATCGGGAGAACCCGCGCGCGAAGGCGGGCGTCTTCGCGGTCCGCGCGGGCCCTGCACTTGCCGCCAACCTGGTCGCCGCGCTGCACGGCGGCCTGCTCGAGCGGCACGTGAGCCCGCGACGCTTCCTCGCGCTCATCTCCTGCGGGAGACGCTACGCGGTGGGGGCTTACGGTCCGCTGTCCTTCGAGGGCGGCTGGGTGTGGCGCTGGAAGGACCGGATCGACCGCCGCTTCCTCGCGAAGTACGCGCCGGAAGCGCTGGCGCCGTCGCGCTAG
- a CDS encoding DUF21 domain-containing protein, with product MLASSGFFSMSETCMMSLNRYRLKHLIRKGSRAARLTGALLGRTDELLTFILAGNTIINAATTILVAEICRRLFGEGEFALAIATACASVVILVFAEIVPKVLGATYSEQLALAASFPLTGFIRITRPLMWAINLFVRGMLKVLRIGGTNQAAAQPLSMEELRTLVLEGGKFIPPKHQSIFLNLFELQDMTVDDTMTPRGQIEAVDLEDDIDDIRTAISTAHHTRLVVFEGSLDKVAGILHVRKFLNASRREPLDRDGIRAILREPYYVPEGTPLLGQLTNFQDQMRHMGLVVDEYGEILGLVTLQDILEEIVGEFTSQKPMSGGLLRKEADGSVIAEGSCPLRVLNRKAGFHFPLEGPKTINGLVLEALEDIPEPGTALIVSGHAVEILQVQNRMVKVVRIRARKAPAGDAAAARGS from the coding sequence ATGCTCGCCTCCTCCGGCTTCTTCTCGATGTCGGAAACCTGCATGATGTCGCTCAACCGCTACCGGTTGAAGCACCTCATCCGCAAGGGCAGCCGCGCCGCCCGGCTCACCGGCGCACTCCTGGGCAGGACCGACGAGCTGCTCACCTTCATTCTGGCGGGAAACACCATCATCAACGCGGCCACCACCATCCTGGTGGCCGAGATCTGCAGGCGCCTCTTCGGAGAGGGGGAATTCGCGCTCGCGATCGCCACCGCCTGCGCGAGCGTCGTGATCCTCGTCTTCGCGGAGATCGTGCCCAAGGTGCTGGGCGCCACCTATTCCGAGCAGCTCGCGCTCGCGGCGTCCTTTCCGCTCACCGGCTTCATCCGCATCACGCGCCCGCTCATGTGGGCCATCAACCTGTTCGTGCGCGGCATGCTCAAGGTCCTTCGGATCGGGGGCACGAACCAGGCGGCCGCGCAGCCGCTTTCGATGGAGGAACTGCGCACGCTGGTCCTGGAGGGCGGCAAGTTCATCCCCCCGAAGCACCAGTCGATCTTCCTCAACCTCTTCGAGCTGCAGGACATGACGGTTGACGACACGATGACGCCGCGCGGGCAGATCGAAGCCGTGGACCTCGAGGACGACATCGACGACATCCGCACGGCCATTTCCACCGCGCACCACACGCGGCTCGTGGTCTTCGAGGGCAGCCTGGACAAGGTGGCCGGCATCCTGCACGTGCGCAAGTTCCTCAACGCCTCGCGCCGGGAGCCGCTCGACAGGGACGGCATTCGCGCGATCCTGCGCGAACCCTATTACGTGCCGGAAGGCACGCCGCTCCTCGGGCAACTCACCAACTTCCAGGACCAGATGCGCCACATGGGCCTGGTGGTGGACGAATACGGCGAGATCCTGGGCCTGGTCACGCTGCAGGACATCCTCGAGGAGATCGTCGGCGAGTTCACCAGCCAGAAGCCGATGTCGGGAGGCCTCCTGCGCAAGGAGGCCGACGGATCGGTCATCGCCGAAGGTTCGTGCCCGCTGCGCGTGCTCAACCGCAAGGCCGGCTTCCACTTCCCCCTCGAGGGGCCCAAGACGATCAACGGGCTGGTGCTGGAGGCGCTCGAGGACATACCCGAGCCCGGCACCGCCCTCATCGTCTCCGGGCACGCCGTCGAGATCCTGCAGGTGCAGAACCGCATGGTGAAGGTGGTGCGCATCCGCGCGCGCAAGGCGCCGGCGGGGGATGCCGCGGCTGCCCGGGGCTCCTAG
- the arsS gene encoding arsenosugar biosynthesis radical SAM protein ArsS (Some members of this family are selenoproteins.) — MHAVLPLLVQTDFPPIHRRGVAIVQANLGYVCNQTCLHCHVNAGPTRTESMSGETVERLLEYLACSGAGTLDLTGGAPELNPHFRPLVARARALGAKVIDRCNLTILEEPGHEDLAEFLAGHRVEVVASLPCYTEELVDRQRGKGVYEKSVRAIRRLNELGYGREGSGLVLNLVYNPQGASLPPSQDKLEADYKRILGETFGIGFNRLFTIANMPIQRFGSTLISKGQFNEYMQLLRMSHDDANLEGVMCRSLVSVDWQGYVYDCDFNQMLGLPIRVAGKSRPHLADLTRRDLGGNPIVVRDHCYGCTAGQGSSCGGALG; from the coding sequence ATGCACGCTGTCCTTCCCCTCCTCGTCCAGACCGATTTTCCGCCCATCCACCGGCGCGGGGTGGCGATCGTGCAGGCGAACCTCGGATACGTCTGCAACCAGACGTGCCTTCACTGCCACGTGAACGCGGGCCCCACGCGCACCGAATCGATGTCGGGCGAGACCGTGGAGCGGTTGCTCGAGTACCTGGCATGCAGCGGCGCCGGCACGCTCGATCTCACCGGGGGCGCTCCGGAGCTGAACCCGCATTTCCGTCCACTCGTCGCTCGCGCTCGCGCGCTGGGCGCGAAGGTGATCGACCGCTGCAACCTCACGATCCTCGAGGAGCCGGGCCACGAGGACCTCGCGGAGTTTCTTGCCGGGCACCGGGTGGAGGTGGTGGCCTCGCTTCCCTGCTATACGGAGGAGCTGGTGGACCGGCAGCGCGGAAAGGGCGTGTACGAGAAGAGCGTGCGCGCCATCCGCCGGCTCAACGAACTGGGCTACGGCCGCGAAGGCTCCGGGCTCGTGCTGAACCTCGTGTACAACCCGCAGGGCGCGAGCCTGCCCCCTTCGCAGGACAAGCTCGAGGCGGACTACAAGCGCATCCTGGGGGAGACCTTCGGCATCGGGTTCAACCGGCTCTTCACGATCGCCAACATGCCCATCCAGCGCTTCGGCTCGACGCTCATTTCCAAGGGGCAGTTCAACGAGTACATGCAGCTCCTGCGCATGTCGCACGACGACGCGAACCTCGAGGGCGTGATGTGCCGCTCGCTCGTCTCGGTGGACTGGCAGGGCTACGTGTACGACTGCGACTTCAACCAGATGCTGGGGCTTCCCATCCGCGTGGCGGGCAAGTCCCGGCCGCACCTGGCCGACCTGACCCGCCGCGACCTCGGCGGCAACCCGATCGTCGTTCGCGACCATTGCTACGGCTGCACCGCGGGGCAGGGGTCCTCCTGCGGCGGCGCGCTGGGCTGA
- a CDS encoding DUF547 domain-containing protein: MRAAIFCAALVLAAPALAFDHSHAAWDALVKKHVRLVDGGKSSRVRYADFATDRAALKDVLAESSKVDEAQFRGWTKPQQMAFLINAYNAWTVELILTKYPDLKSIRDLGNILFNSPWKRKFFTLFGRESSLDQVEHEMLRKPGVYDEPRVHYAVNCASVGCPMLREEAFVAARLDAQLEEQARRFLSDRSRNRYSAQSGKLEVSEIFKWFKEDWSSGYRGIGSAGPVSSREQYFARYADLLADGPGNRRVVAEGRAPIDFLDYDWSLNDAR; the protein is encoded by the coding sequence ATTCGCGCCGCCATTTTCTGCGCCGCCCTGGTGCTCGCCGCTCCGGCGCTCGCTTTCGACCACTCGCACGCCGCGTGGGACGCGCTGGTGAAGAAGCACGTGCGGCTCGTCGACGGCGGCAAGTCGTCCCGGGTGCGCTATGCGGATTTCGCGACGGACCGCGCTGCGCTGAAGGACGTACTCGCGGAATCATCGAAGGTGGACGAGGCGCAGTTCCGGGGCTGGACGAAACCGCAGCAGATGGCGTTCCTCATCAACGCCTACAACGCGTGGACGGTGGAGTTGATCCTCACGAAATACCCCGACCTCAAGTCGATCCGCGACCTGGGGAACATCCTGTTCAACAGCCCCTGGAAGAGGAAGTTCTTCACGCTCTTCGGCCGCGAGTCCTCCCTCGACCAGGTCGAGCACGAGATGCTGAGGAAGCCGGGCGTGTACGACGAGCCGCGCGTTCACTACGCGGTGAATTGCGCCTCGGTGGGCTGCCCGATGCTGCGCGAGGAGGCGTTCGTGGCCGCCCGCCTGGACGCCCAGCTGGAGGAGCAGGCGCGGCGCTTCCTGTCGGACCGGTCGCGCAACCGCTACAGCGCGCAATCGGGAAAGCTCGAGGTCTCCGAGATCTTCAAGTGGTTCAAGGAGGATTGGTCCTCCGGCTACCGGGGCATCGGGAGCGCCGGCCCGGTGAGCTCCCGCGAACAGTACTTCGCGCGCTACGCCGACCTCCTCGCAGACGGGCCCGGGAATCGCAGAGTCGTGGCCGAGGGCCGGGCACCCATCGACTTTCTCGACTACGACTGGTCCCTCAACGACGCGCGCTGA
- a CDS encoding FAD-dependent oxidoreductase, with the protein MKAGKVLVAAALVALVAAYFAFDLGRYLSLDYFKAQQAAIEAFFRSSPLASAAIYFAVYVAVTGLSLPGAAILTLAGGAIFGLPWGVVIVSFASTIGATLAFLASRFVLRDWVQAKFGDRLKPINDGIAKQGAFYLFALRLVPAFPFFVVNLVMGLTPIRTGTYYWVSQVGMFAGTVVYVYAGTQLAQITSLKDILSPGLLGAFALLGLFPFFAKRIVEGLAARKVYAKWKRPARYDRNVVVIGAGSAGLVTSYIAAAVKAKVTLVERHRMGGDCLNTGCVPSKALIRSAKFLSHVRRSREFGIRGATADFDFAQVMERVQSVVKAIEPHDSIERYAGLGVDVVAGTARIVDPWTVEIAKEDGTKSTLTTRNIVIAAGARPVVPPIPGLAQANPLTSDNVWQLRALPKRLVVLGGGPIGCELTQAFARFGSKVTQVEMLERIMIREDPEVSALVQHSFEADGVSVLAGHKAKQVVVEGGEKFLVVESEGGEKRIAFDDILVAVGRVANTAGYGLEELGIPTTKTRTVEVNEFLETAYPNIFACGDVAGPYQFTHTAAHMAWYASVNALFGRFRRFKVDYSVIPWATFTEPEVARVGLNEQEAKEKGIAHQVVTYGMDDLDRAIADSEAHGFVKVIVKPASDVILGVTIVGEHAGELIAEFVAAMRHGIGLNKVLGTIHIYPTLAEANKYAAGVWKRSTVTRGQMDFLGAFHDWTRGAGGLGGVLGRVGSLWLDKRPYHDRTGE; encoded by the coding sequence ATGAAAGCCGGGAAGGTCCTCGTCGCCGCGGCTCTCGTCGCGCTCGTTGCCGCGTACTTCGCCTTCGATCTCGGGCGCTATCTCTCGCTCGACTACTTCAAGGCGCAGCAGGCTGCCATCGAGGCGTTCTTCCGGTCGAGCCCCCTCGCGTCGGCCGCGATCTACTTTGCCGTCTATGTGGCCGTGACCGGGCTGTCGCTCCCGGGCGCGGCGATCCTCACGCTGGCGGGGGGCGCGATCTTCGGCCTGCCGTGGGGCGTGGTGATCGTCTCCTTCGCCTCCACGATCGGCGCCACGCTGGCCTTCCTCGCCTCGCGGTTCGTGCTTCGCGACTGGGTGCAGGCGAAATTCGGCGACCGGCTGAAGCCCATCAACGACGGCATCGCGAAGCAGGGCGCGTTCTACCTCTTTGCGCTCAGGCTCGTGCCCGCCTTCCCGTTCTTCGTGGTCAACCTCGTGATGGGGCTCACGCCCATCCGCACCGGCACGTATTACTGGGTGAGCCAGGTCGGGATGTTCGCCGGGACGGTCGTGTACGTGTACGCCGGCACGCAGCTCGCGCAGATCACCTCCCTCAAGGACATCCTCTCGCCGGGGCTCCTCGGCGCGTTCGCGCTGCTCGGCCTGTTTCCGTTCTTCGCCAAACGCATCGTCGAGGGACTCGCGGCGCGCAAGGTCTATGCGAAATGGAAGCGGCCGGCGCGGTACGACCGGAACGTGGTGGTGATCGGCGCGGGCTCCGCCGGGCTCGTGACCTCCTACATCGCCGCCGCCGTGAAGGCAAAGGTCACGCTGGTCGAGCGCCACCGGATGGGCGGCGATTGCCTCAACACCGGCTGCGTGCCCTCGAAGGCGCTCATCCGGTCGGCGAAATTCCTGTCGCACGTTCGCCGGTCGAGGGAGTTCGGCATCCGGGGGGCAACCGCCGACTTCGATTTCGCGCAGGTGATGGAGCGCGTGCAGTCGGTGGTGAAGGCGATCGAGCCGCACGATTCCATCGAGCGCTACGCCGGCCTGGGCGTCGATGTGGTCGCGGGCACGGCGCGCATCGTGGATCCGTGGACCGTCGAGATCGCGAAGGAGGACGGCACGAAGTCCACCCTCACGACGAGGAACATCGTGATTGCCGCGGGCGCGCGCCCCGTGGTGCCGCCGATCCCCGGCCTCGCGCAGGCGAACCCGCTCACCTCCGACAACGTCTGGCAACTGCGCGCGCTTCCGAAGCGCCTGGTCGTGCTGGGCGGCGGGCCCATCGGGTGCGAGCTCACGCAGGCCTTCGCGCGCTTCGGCTCGAAGGTGACCCAGGTGGAGATGCTGGAGCGGATCATGATCCGCGAGGACCCCGAAGTGTCGGCGCTCGTACAGCACAGTTTCGAGGCCGACGGCGTGTCGGTCCTCGCGGGCCACAAGGCGAAGCAGGTGGTGGTGGAAGGCGGCGAGAAGTTCCTCGTGGTGGAGAGCGAAGGCGGGGAGAAACGCATCGCCTTCGACGACATCCTGGTGGCCGTCGGGCGCGTGGCGAACACGGCGGGCTACGGGCTCGAGGAACTGGGCATCCCCACCACGAAGACGCGAACCGTGGAGGTGAACGAATTCCTCGAGACCGCCTACCCCAACATCTTCGCCTGCGGCGACGTGGCCGGGCCCTACCAGTTCACCCACACCGCGGCGCACATGGCGTGGTACGCCTCGGTGAACGCGCTCTTCGGGCGGTTTCGCCGGTTCAAGGTGGACTACTCGGTGATCCCCTGGGCGACCTTCACGGAACCGGAGGTGGCGCGCGTCGGGCTGAACGAGCAGGAAGCGAAGGAAAAGGGCATCGCGCACCAGGTCGTCACCTACGGCATGGACGACCTCGACCGCGCCATCGCGGACAGCGAGGCGCACGGCTTCGTGAAAGTGATCGTGAAGCCCGCAAGCGACGTGATCCTCGGCGTCACGATCGTGGGCGAGCACGCCGGCGAGCTCATCGCGGAGTTCGTTGCGGCGATGCGCCACGGCATCGGCCTGAACAAGGTGCTTGGCACCATCCACATCTATCCGACGCTCGCGGAGGCCAACAAGTACGCGGCGGGCGTGTGGAAGCGCTCGACTGTCACGCGCGGGCAGATGGATTTCCTGGGCGCCTTCCACGACTGGACGCGCGGCGCAGGCGGCCTAGGCGGGGTTCTCGGGCGGGTGGGCTCCCTGTGGTTGGACAAGCGTCCCTACCACGACCGGACGGGAGAGTGA
- a CDS encoding DUF3047 domain-containing protein: MRTLAAIAALLVTLCASVHARASGADIAPFSRAKPGAALPEGWRALDLPRIAPPEIALVEEGGATVLRSRAVSAAGTVAYALDASPARYPLLAWRWKVDRVVARANLAQKSGDDFAARVYVFFDVPVEALPFGVRLKALLARAVWGETLPTAAICYVWDNLHAPGTSAWNPYTDRVRTVVLRSGSPGAWAEEARDLEADFRAAFGPQWMGPAPRVTGIAVGNDTDQTGETVTAWFGDFSLGARQ; encoded by the coding sequence GTGAGGACGCTGGCCGCCATCGCGGCCCTGCTCGTGACCCTCTGCGCATCGGTGCACGCCCGGGCATCCGGAGCCGACATCGCGCCCTTCTCGCGGGCGAAGCCGGGAGCGGCGCTGCCCGAGGGGTGGCGGGCACTCGATCTTCCCCGCATCGCGCCGCCGGAGATCGCGCTGGTCGAGGAAGGGGGCGCCACGGTCCTGCGTTCGCGTGCCGTTTCCGCTGCCGGCACCGTCGCCTACGCCCTCGACGCCTCGCCGGCCCGGTACCCGCTGCTCGCCTGGCGCTGGAAGGTCGATCGCGTCGTCGCCCGGGCCAACCTCGCGCAGAAGAGCGGCGATGATTTCGCCGCGCGCGTTTACGTCTTCTTCGACGTGCCCGTCGAGGCGCTGCCCTTCGGCGTGCGCCTGAAGGCCTTGCTCGCCCGCGCGGTGTGGGGAGAGACGCTGCCGACCGCCGCGATCTGCTATGTCTGGGACAACCTTCATGCGCCGGGCACCAGTGCATGGAATCCGTACACCGATCGCGTGAGGACCGTGGTCTTGCGAAGCGGCTCGCCGGGCGCCTGGGCCGAGGAGGCACGCGACCTCGAGGCCGACTTTCGGGCCGCGTTCGGCCCGCAATGGATGGGCCCCGCGCCGCGCGTCACGGGCATCGCGGTCGGCAACGACACGGACCAGACCGGGGAGACGGTCACGGCGTGGTTCGGCGATTTCTCGCTGGGGGCGCGGCAATGA
- a CDS encoding TIGR04283 family arsenosugar biosynthesis glycosyltransferase, with amino-acid sequence MPALDEAAGIAASLAALKPLRERGAQVIVVDGGSGDATAAIAAPLADRVIVSPRGRAAQMNAGARIAAGDTLVFLHADTRLPESADRIVLEGLDASGCDWGRFDVSIEPGSPLLALVAALMNARSRLTAIATGDQAVFARREVFARAGGFPEIALMEDIAFSRAMRRLGPPLCLRERVVTSARRWERGGTLRTILLMWRLRLAYFLGADPARLAERYGAGHAIR; translated from the coding sequence ATGCCCGCCCTGGACGAGGCGGCGGGCATCGCCGCCAGCCTCGCCGCGCTCAAGCCGCTTCGCGAGCGCGGCGCGCAGGTGATCGTGGTCGATGGCGGCAGTGGCGACGCCACCGCCGCCATCGCCGCCCCGCTCGCCGACCGGGTGATCGTTTCGCCGCGCGGCCGCGCGGCACAGATGAATGCCGGTGCACGCATCGCCGCGGGCGACACGCTTGTCTTCCTTCACGCCGATACGCGCCTGCCGGAAAGCGCGGACCGGATCGTGCTCGAGGGCCTCGATGCCTCCGGGTGCGACTGGGGCCGCTTCGACGTGTCGATCGAGCCGGGGTCGCCGCTGCTGGCCCTCGTGGCTGCGCTCATGAATGCGCGCTCGCGCCTGACCGCCATCGCCACCGGCGACCAGGCCGTCTTCGCGCGGCGCGAGGTGTTCGCGCGCGCAGGCGGCTTCCCCGAAATCGCGCTCATGGAGGACATCGCCTTTTCGAGGGCCATGAGGCGCCTTGGCCCCCCGCTGTGCCTTCGCGAAAGGGTCGTGACATCGGCACGTCGCTGGGAGCGCGGCGGGACGCTGCGCACGATCCTCCTCATGTGGCGGCTGCGGCTTGCCTACTTTCTCGGCGCCGATCCCGCGCGCCTTGCCGAACGCTATGGCGCCGGCCACGCCATCCGGTAG
- a CDS encoding TIGR04282 family arsenosugar biosynthesis glycosyltransferase, which yields MAPATPSGSAAQVAVFAKAPVPGEVKTRLVPLLGAGDAAELHATLVRHALATARNSGVGAVSLWCMPNTGHPFFAACAAEFGVDLHEQRGGHLGERMARAFDRLLASGPALLVGSDCPSLRADDLRAAAGSLSTHDAVIQPAEDGGYVLVGLARTAPGLFEGIRWGEASVMRDTRARLREAGATWREMPTRWDVDRPEDYRRLLASGLLAESGR from the coding sequence ATGGCGCCGGCCACGCCATCCGGTAGCGCGGCGCAGGTCGCCGTGTTCGCCAAGGCGCCCGTGCCCGGCGAGGTGAAGACGCGCCTTGTGCCGCTGCTCGGCGCGGGCGACGCGGCGGAGCTGCACGCCACGCTGGTTCGCCATGCGCTGGCCACGGCCCGGAACTCCGGCGTCGGGGCCGTGTCCCTCTGGTGCATGCCGAACACGGGCCATCCCTTCTTCGCCGCGTGCGCCGCGGAATTCGGCGTCGATCTCCACGAGCAGCGGGGCGGGCATCTCGGCGAGCGGATGGCGCGCGCCTTCGATCGGCTGCTCGCTTCCGGTCCGGCGCTTCTCGTCGGTTCCGATTGCCCGTCGCTGCGCGCCGACGACCTGCGCGCCGCGGCCGGATCGCTCTCCACGCACGACGCGGTGATCCAGCCCGCGGAGGACGGCGGCTATGTCCTCGTCGGGCTCGCGCGCACGGCGCCCGGGCTCTTCGAGGGCATCCGCTGGGGCGAAGCGAGCGTGATGCGCGACACGCGCGCCCGCCTGCGCGAAGCGGGCGCCACCTGGCGCGAGATGCCCACGCGCTGGGATGTGGATCGCCCCGAGGACTACCGGCGGCTGCTCGCCTCGGGGCTCCTGGCGGAGAGCGGCCGGTGA